A genome region from Deltaproteobacteria bacterium includes the following:
- the gloB gene encoding hydroxyacylglutathione hydrolase has product MEIVPVPQLADNYAYLLVDPESREAAVVDCAEAAAVLAEAESAGARLTAVLATHHHFDHVGGNPDLLAALPGLHVYGSADDAPRIPGITHRVRDGDPVQVGAFPGRAITIPAHTSGHVAYYFPSVSAVFTGDTLFAAGCGRLFEGDAAQMMASLAKLAALPDDTRVYCGHEYTEKNLRFAAMLEPGNRALAAKLAAVQALRREGKCTVPSTIAEEKATNPFLRIDSPELAASVRARVPDLPPGDRVALFAALRALKDRF; this is encoded by the coding sequence GTGGAGATCGTCCCTGTTCCTCAGCTCGCCGACAACTATGCCTACCTGCTGGTCGATCCCGAGTCCCGCGAGGCCGCCGTCGTCGATTGCGCCGAGGCGGCGGCCGTGCTCGCCGAGGCGGAAAGCGCGGGCGCGCGGCTCACGGCTGTGCTCGCCACCCACCACCACTTCGACCACGTCGGTGGCAACCCGGACCTCCTGGCCGCCCTCCCTGGTCTTCACGTCTACGGCTCGGCCGACGACGCGCCCCGCATCCCCGGGATCACCCATCGCGTGCGGGACGGCGACCCGGTCCAGGTCGGCGCCTTCCCGGGCCGGGCGATCACGATCCCGGCGCACACCAGCGGCCACGTCGCGTACTACTTCCCGAGCGTGAGCGCCGTGTTCACCGGCGACACGCTCTTCGCGGCGGGCTGCGGCCGCCTCTTCGAGGGTGACGCGGCGCAGATGATGGCGTCGCTCGCCAAGCTCGCCGCGCTTCCCGACGACACGCGCGTCTACTGCGGCCACGAGTACACCGAGAAGAACCTCCGCTTCGCGGCCATGCTCGAGCCGGGAAACCGGGCGCTCGCCGCCAAGCTGGCCGCCGTGCAAGCGCTCCGCCGCGAGGGGAAGTGCACCGTGCCGAGCACGATCGCCGAGGAGAAGGCGACCAATCCGTTCCTGCGCATCGACAGCCCCGAGCTTGCGGCCTCGGTCCGGGCACGGGTTCCCGACCTGCCGCCCGGAGACCGTGTGGCGCTCTTCGCCGCGCTTCGGGCTCTGAAGGACCGCTTCTGA
- the atpB gene encoding F0F1 ATP synthase subunit A, with product MEHEPFTWIGALGLPEKIATGGLVAALLVVFAVRVSRKLGATEAALDPEDGITTRNLAEAVVEGISGLAESVIGHGAERYVPLLASFFVFILACNLIGLVPGFSPPTSDFNITFGLGIVSFIAYHFAGAREHGLHYVKQFLGSVVLLYPLMLVVELFTHVFRPVSLGIRLFANMVADHEVVEIFTGLTKIGIPVAFYFLGAFVAVVQAFIFTMLSAIYIALAVSHEH from the coding sequence ATGGAACACGAGCCGTTCACCTGGATCGGGGCCCTCGGGCTTCCCGAGAAGATCGCGACGGGAGGGCTCGTCGCCGCACTTCTGGTCGTGTTCGCCGTACGCGTGAGCCGCAAGCTCGGCGCGACGGAAGCCGCTCTCGATCCCGAGGACGGCATCACGACACGCAACCTGGCGGAGGCGGTCGTCGAGGGGATCTCGGGGCTTGCCGAGAGCGTCATCGGCCATGGCGCCGAGCGCTACGTGCCGCTGCTCGCCAGCTTCTTCGTCTTCATCCTGGCGTGCAACCTGATCGGGCTCGTCCCGGGCTTCTCGCCTCCCACGTCCGACTTCAACATCACGTTCGGCCTGGGCATCGTTTCGTTCATCGCGTACCACTTTGCAGGTGCGCGCGAGCACGGGCTCCACTACGTGAAGCAGTTCCTCGGCTCCGTCGTTCTCCTGTACCCCCTCATGCTGGTCGTCGAGCTGTTCACCCACGTGTTCAGACCCGTGTCGCTCGGCATCCGCCTGTTCGCCAACATGGTGGCGGACCACGAGGTGGTGGAGATCTTCACCGGCCTCACGAAGATCGGGATCCCCGTCGCATTCTACTTCCTCGGGGCATTCGTCGCCGTGGTGCAGGCCTTCATTTTCACCATGCTGAGCGCGATCTACATAGCGCTGGCCGTGAGTCACGAGCACTGA
- a CDS encoding ATP synthase F0 subunit C, whose product MKRIGGTLVAVGIFLAANPALAEVTGEGGGASWWRGLVALAGGLGLGIAAFGAGLGQGRATAAAMESIGRNPNSADRIFTPLIVGLALMEALALYAFVIAILLYGKVPSL is encoded by the coding sequence ATGAAGCGAATCGGTGGAACACTGGTCGCCGTCGGGATCTTCCTGGCGGCGAACCCCGCTCTGGCGGAGGTGACAGGGGAAGGGGGCGGAGCGTCATGGTGGAGGGGCCTTGTCGCACTCGCGGGCGGGCTCGGACTAGGCATCGCGGCCTTCGGGGCCGGGCTGGGCCAGGGCCGGGCGACCGCGGCAGCCATGGAGTCGATCGGGCGGAACCCGAACTCCGCAGATCGCATCTTCACGCCGCTGATCGTCGGGCTTGCCCTCATGGAGGCTCTCGCGTTGTACGCGTTCGTGATCGCGATCCTCTTGTACGGGAAGGTTCCCTCGCTCTGA
- a CDS encoding D-2-hydroxyacid dehydrogenase has translation MHPAPCHTSNRRSCRRSRATGTAGTTTTEVPTSLRRPAPVNILLNFHLGQDVRIAVPEGTLATLRERFPAVTFVGADDAETLVRQAADAEVFYGFQFPSELVPKAPRLRWIQSASAGIEGNLSPPVVERGILLTNGAGIASTGIAEHVLGVMLAFCRNLHVAGRLQREGRWNRPAVMAGSGIPIREFRGSGVAVLGLGPIGAAVAADSAALGATVRGLRRHPPAQAPPPYEAVVGPEGLPDLLGWAHFVVLAVPHTPETEGMIGERELGLMRRDAVLVNVARGSVVDEAALLDALRRGLIAGAGLDVFAEEPLAASSPLWALPNVILTPHVAGATPRYLERALELFIENLGRYLEGQPLRNLVDHALGYPRTSDSV, from the coding sequence CTGCACCCAGCACCATGCCACACTTCAAATCGCCGCTCCTGCCGCCGATCAAGGGCAACTGGGACAGCGGGGACGACGACCACTGAGGTGCCGACGTCGCTGCGCCGGCCTGCGCCCGTGAATATCCTCCTCAACTTCCATCTCGGGCAGGACGTACGCATCGCCGTGCCCGAGGGGACGCTCGCGACGCTGCGCGAGCGGTTCCCCGCCGTCACCTTCGTCGGCGCCGACGACGCTGAAACTTTGGTCCGGCAGGCGGCCGACGCCGAGGTGTTCTACGGCTTCCAGTTCCCCTCGGAGCTGGTTCCAAAGGCGCCGCGGCTGCGCTGGATCCAGTCGGCGTCGGCAGGCATCGAGGGCAACCTCTCGCCACCGGTCGTGGAGCGCGGGATCCTCCTCACCAACGGCGCGGGGATCGCATCGACGGGGATCGCCGAGCACGTGCTCGGCGTCATGCTGGCGTTCTGCCGTAATCTCCACGTCGCCGGCCGGCTGCAGCGCGAGGGGCGCTGGAACCGCCCCGCGGTCATGGCCGGCAGCGGCATCCCGATCCGCGAGTTCCGAGGGAGCGGCGTGGCCGTGCTGGGCCTCGGGCCGATCGGCGCAGCGGTCGCAGCCGACTCGGCGGCTCTGGGAGCCACTGTCCGGGGCCTACGACGCCACCCGCCTGCGCAGGCACCCCCGCCCTACGAGGCGGTGGTCGGGCCGGAGGGGCTCCCGGATCTCCTGGGTTGGGCGCACTTCGTGGTGCTCGCGGTGCCGCACACGCCCGAGACCGAGGGCATGATCGGCGAGCGGGAGCTCGGGCTCATGCGCCGCGACGCCGTGCTCGTGAACGTCGCCCGAGGATCGGTCGTCGACGAGGCGGCGCTCCTCGACGCGCTCCGCCGCGGGTTGATCGCCGGCGCGGGACTCGACGTCTTCGCGGAGGAACCCCTCGCAGCGTCGAGCCCTCTCTGGGCCCTACCGAACGTCATCCTCACCCCGCACGTCGCGGGGGCGACGCCCCGCTACCTCGAACGGGCTCTCGAGCTCTTCATCGAGAACCTCGGGCGCTATCTGGAGGGACAGCCGCTCCGGAACCTCGTCGACCACGCGCTCGGTTATCCCAGAACCAGTGATTCCGTCTAG
- a CDS encoding enoyl-CoA hydratase/isomerase family protein: protein MPDLILSRIADLVCTITLNRPEKRNALSTEMIEALHATLAQVAAREDVRVVVLASAGGVFCAGLDLRELAAQREAGRVETHPLQDALENLERCPHPTIAAVQGDAIAGGCELALHCDLRVASDRAHFAMPLARIGIAVPVTLTWKLVDTIGAAATKELLFTGEGLGAPEALALGLVNRVVPPGSLEAAVGELARQIAHNAPLSVRAMKAFVQRLAEERRAYRRDELEALFHRVQGSADAREGLAAQRERRSPVFRGE, encoded by the coding sequence ATGCCCGACCTGATCCTGAGCCGTATCGCCGACCTTGTGTGCACCATTACCCTCAACCGGCCCGAGAAGCGCAACGCGCTCAGCACCGAGATGATCGAGGCCCTCCACGCTACCCTCGCCCAGGTGGCCGCACGCGAGGACGTCCGCGTCGTGGTGCTGGCGAGCGCCGGGGGTGTCTTCTGCGCGGGCCTCGACCTGCGCGAGCTCGCGGCACAGCGGGAGGCCGGCCGGGTGGAGACGCACCCCCTCCAGGACGCGCTCGAGAACCTCGAGCGCTGCCCGCATCCCACGATTGCCGCCGTCCAGGGCGATGCCATCGCCGGAGGCTGCGAGCTGGCACTGCACTGCGACCTCCGCGTCGCCTCCGACCGCGCCCACTTCGCGATGCCGCTCGCCCGTATCGGCATCGCGGTGCCCGTGACGCTCACCTGGAAGCTCGTCGACACGATCGGTGCGGCGGCGACGAAGGAACTGCTCTTCACCGGCGAGGGCCTCGGCGCCCCGGAGGCGCTCGCGCTCGGGCTCGTGAACCGCGTCGTCCCCCCCGGGAGTCTCGAGGCCGCCGTGGGGGAGCTGGCGCGCCAGATCGCTCACAATGCGCCGCTCTCGGTCCGCGCCATGAAGGCGTTCGTGCAGCGCCTGGCCGAGGAGCGGCGAGCCTACCGGCGGGACGAGCTGGAGGCCCTCTTCCACCGCGTGCAGGGCAGCGCGGACGCGCGCGAGGGCCTGGCCGCACAGCGCGAGCGCCGTTCGCCCGTGTTCCGCGGCGAGTAG
- a CDS encoding M20/M25/M40 family metallo-hydrolase, which yields MRREAALGEDLLARERGKGRGMLLCGTTRPNRPTLTRRSAPAALGIAAALVGGHVARAADLDWHRLGNEAAEVLADVIRIDTQNPPGGETAAANALARKLEGEGIEAQVFESSPGRGNLHARLPGNGGAPPIILLAHLDVVPADPRGWRVPPFSGALEHGYVHGRGALDAKGVAVVELMALVALKRSGQPIDRDVILLATADEETGGKAGAGWIVQHRPELLGNAEYLLTEGDHIHVAQGRRKVVQVAVAEKTPFWVKVIARGEGGHGSTPPAQTAVTRLVRALDKVRRYRTAVRLVRPVEEYFAALAPLEREPLRSKLAHLSEALEDPAFLAEFTRNPRQNALIRNTMTPTVLEGSPKTNVIPEEASAQLDCRLLPGERPTEFLALLREVIADDAIRIETLLSFPASSSDSASGLMAAIRKLAAGDLGGAPVVPSVITGFTDSHYFREHGIASYGFVPFVLSEDDEKTVHGVNERVSVENLRDGVQRLVALLRALPAR from the coding sequence GTGCGTCGCGAAGCCGCGCTGGGCGAGGATTTGCTCGCGCGCGAGCGCGGAAAGGGGCGTGGAATGCTGCTCTGCGGCACGACCAGACCGAATCGCCCTACTCTGACGCGGCGCTCCGCGCCTGCAGCTCTCGGCATCGCGGCTGCCCTCGTCGGCGGTCATGTCGCCCGCGCGGCCGATCTCGACTGGCACCGTCTCGGGAACGAGGCGGCCGAGGTGCTGGCCGACGTGATCCGCATCGACACCCAGAATCCGCCCGGCGGGGAGACGGCGGCGGCGAACGCGCTCGCCCGCAAGCTCGAGGGCGAAGGCATCGAGGCCCAGGTCTTCGAGTCATCGCCGGGCCGCGGCAACCTCCACGCCCGGCTCCCGGGCAACGGCGGCGCGCCGCCCATCATCCTGCTCGCGCATTTGGACGTGGTCCCGGCCGACCCCCGGGGCTGGCGCGTCCCGCCCTTCTCCGGCGCACTGGAGCACGGTTACGTCCATGGGCGCGGCGCGCTCGACGCGAAGGGCGTGGCGGTGGTCGAGCTGATGGCGCTCGTCGCGCTCAAGCGGAGCGGGCAGCCGATCGACCGGGACGTGATCCTGCTCGCCACCGCCGACGAGGAGACGGGCGGCAAGGCCGGCGCGGGCTGGATCGTGCAGCACCGGCCCGAGCTGCTCGGGAACGCTGAGTACCTGCTGACTGAGGGCGATCACATCCACGTCGCCCAGGGCAGGAGAAAGGTGGTTCAGGTCGCCGTGGCGGAGAAGACGCCGTTTTGGGTGAAGGTGATCGCGCGCGGGGAGGGTGGTCACGGCTCGACGCCCCCCGCGCAGACCGCCGTCACGCGGCTCGTCCGGGCGCTCGACAAGGTCCGTCGGTACCGGACCGCCGTGCGGCTCGTGCGGCCGGTGGAGGAATACTTCGCCGCCCTGGCGCCCCTCGAGCGCGAGCCGTTGCGTAGCAAACTCGCCCACTTGAGCGAGGCGCTCGAAGATCCCGCCTTCCTTGCCGAGTTCACCCGCAACCCGCGCCAAAATGCCCTCATCCGGAACACCATGACGCCCACCGTCCTCGAAGGGAGCCCCAAGACCAACGTCATCCCCGAGGAGGCGAGCGCGCAGCTCGACTGCCGACTCCTGCCGGGGGAGCGCCCCACGGAGTTCCTCGCGCTTCTGCGCGAGGTGATCGCCGACGACGCCATCCGGATCGAGACGCTGCTCTCGTTCCCAGCCTCTTCCTCCGACTCGGCCTCCGGGCTGATGGCCGCCATCCGCAAGCTCGCGGCCGGCGACCTGGGCGGGGCGCCGGTCGTTCCGAGCGTGATCACGGGTTTCACGGACAGCCACTACTTCCGGGAGCACGGAATCGCGAGCTATGGTTTCGTACCCTTCGTCCTGAGCGAGGATGACGAGAAGACGGTCCACGGCGTCAACGAGCGCGTCTCGGTCGAGAACCTCCGCGACGGCGTGCAGCGGCTCGTCGCCTTGCTGCGCGCGCTGCCCGCTCGATAG
- a CDS encoding septal ring lytic transglycosylase RlpA family protein, translating to MQTVPRGAGGAIPRHPFHARTSASWLFAVAVASLIVWVCPARADMVPGEPVVGHASWYGGEFARRPTASGELFDPFKLTGAHRTLPLGSKVKVTNLLNGRSVMVTINDRGPYKRRREIDLSYRAASVLGIVRRGVARVRIELVDS from the coding sequence ATGCAGACTGTGCCCCGTGGGGCCGGGGGAGCAATCCCCCGGCACCCTTTTCATGCGCGAACGAGTGCGTCCTGGCTCTTCGCGGTGGCCGTCGCGTCGCTGATCGTCTGGGTGTGCCCCGCCCGCGCGGACATGGTTCCGGGCGAGCCCGTCGTCGGACACGCTTCGTGGTACGGAGGGGAGTTCGCGCGCCGTCCGACCGCGAGCGGCGAGCTCTTCGACCCATTCAAGCTGACCGGCGCCCACCGCACGCTCCCGCTCGGGAGCAAGGTCAAGGTCACGAACCTGCTCAACGGTCGCTCCGTGATGGTCACGATCAACGACCGCGGACCCTACAAGCGGCGCCGCGAGATCGACCTGTCCTACAGGGCGGCGAGCGTCCTCGGCATCGTGCGTCGGGGCGTCGCGCGCGTGCGCATCGAGCTGGTCGACTCCTGA
- a CDS encoding thioredoxin domain-containing protein, translated as MTGVAPPRARCHHAGVVPPNRLARETSPYLLQHADNPVDWFAWGEEAFGRARAENKPILLSVGYSACHWCHVMERESFANPDIARLMNELFISVKVDREERPDIDDVYMKAVQALTGRGGWPMTVFLTPEGKPFYGGTYFPPVDRHGLPGFPRVLEAVARAYRERPADVARSVEQIVSGLARFEHAQATGRPLDPTLPRRAAEALLAHADRADGGLGGAPKFPHTSAFQLFLRQHRATGNPALLDVVLLTCERMARGGVYDQVGGGFHRYAVDARWLVPHFEKMLYDNAQLARLYLEAYQVTGEPGLRRVVEETLDYVLRDMRHPEGGFYSATDADSEGEEGKYFVWTPAEVARVVDANDVDLVCRYWDISDQGNFEGRSVPHVTLTVEQVARMFGRSPADVAASLERARARLLAARAQRAAPARDEKILASWNGLMIGTLAEAGRVLRAARFLGAACAAAEFVWTRMRAGGKLLHGWVSGRAKHGAYLDDHAFLASAFLDLYEATGERVHLGRAEELVAALDARFHDGAGGGYFFVAHDEEQLIARSKPAGDGSLPSGNAVAAHVLLRLHHLTGEASHRARAEEILHLYHDEAAENPFAYATYLQGLEFFLEGPVEVVVVGRRGATDTDALWAEVARAYWPHRVLVATQPDEPDLPAPARERPAVDGRATAYVCRNFTCAAPVTRAEELARLLQSGA; from the coding sequence ATGACGGGCGTTGCACCGCCGCGGGCGCGCTGCCACCATGCGGGCGTGGTGCCCCCGAACCGTCTCGCCCGCGAGACCAGCCCCTACCTCCTCCAGCACGCGGACAACCCTGTCGACTGGTTTGCGTGGGGCGAGGAGGCGTTCGGGCGGGCCCGCGCGGAGAACAAGCCGATCCTGCTCTCCGTCGGCTACTCCGCCTGCCACTGGTGTCACGTGATGGAGCGCGAGTCGTTCGCGAACCCGGACATCGCGCGTCTCATGAACGAGCTCTTCATCAGCGTGAAGGTCGATCGCGAGGAGCGGCCCGACATCGACGACGTCTACATGAAGGCCGTGCAGGCGCTGACCGGTCGCGGCGGCTGGCCGATGACCGTGTTCCTGACGCCGGAGGGCAAGCCCTTTTACGGTGGCACCTACTTCCCGCCCGTGGACCGGCACGGGCTACCCGGCTTTCCGCGCGTCCTCGAAGCGGTGGCGCGGGCCTACCGGGAGCGCCCGGCCGACGTGGCCAGGTCGGTCGAGCAGATCGTCTCCGGCCTGGCGCGCTTCGAGCACGCCCAGGCCACCGGGCGTCCCCTCGACCCGACCCTCCCGCGCCGTGCGGCGGAGGCTCTCCTCGCCCATGCCGACCGCGCCGACGGCGGACTCGGCGGGGCGCCCAAATTCCCGCACACGTCGGCCTTCCAGCTCTTCCTGCGGCAGCACCGCGCGACCGGCAACCCCGCGTTGCTCGACGTGGTGCTCCTCACCTGCGAGCGGATGGCGAGGGGCGGTGTGTACGACCAGGTTGGGGGCGGCTTCCACCGCTACGCGGTGGACGCGCGCTGGCTCGTGCCCCATTTCGAGAAGATGCTGTACGACAACGCGCAGCTCGCGCGTCTGTACCTGGAGGCCTACCAGGTGACCGGCGAGCCGGGGCTCCGCCGCGTCGTCGAGGAGACACTCGACTACGTGCTGCGCGACATGCGGCACCCTGAAGGCGGCTTCTACTCCGCGACCGACGCCGACAGCGAGGGCGAGGAGGGGAAATACTTCGTCTGGACCCCCGCGGAGGTGGCCCGAGTCGTCGACGCGAACGACGTCGACCTGGTCTGCCGCTACTGGGACATCTCCGACCAGGGAAACTTCGAGGGGAGGAGCGTTCCGCACGTCACCCTGACCGTCGAGCAGGTCGCGAGGATGTTCGGCCGGAGCCCCGCCGACGTGGCGGCATCGCTCGAGCGCGCCCGCGCCCGGCTGCTGGCCGCTCGCGCGCAGCGGGCGGCGCCGGCGCGCGACGAGAAGATCCTGGCGAGCTGGAACGGCCTCATGATCGGGACGCTGGCCGAGGCAGGCCGAGTGCTCCGGGCCGCCCGCTTCCTCGGGGCAGCGTGCGCGGCCGCGGAGTTCGTCTGGACGCGCATGCGGGCCGGGGGGAAGCTGCTCCACGGGTGGGTGAGCGGGCGCGCGAAGCACGGCGCCTACCTGGACGACCACGCCTTCCTCGCTAGCGCCTTCCTCGACCTCTACGAGGCCACCGGCGAGCGGGTGCACCTCGGGCGGGCGGAGGAGCTGGTGGCCGCCCTCGACGCCCGCTTCCACGACGGCGCGGGCGGGGGCTACTTCTTCGTCGCGCACGACGAGGAGCAGCTGATCGCGCGCAGCAAGCCGGCGGGCGACGGCTCCCTACCCTCCGGCAACGCGGTCGCGGCGCACGTGCTGCTTCGCCTGCATCACCTGACCGGGGAGGCCAGCCATCGCGCCCGTGCCGAGGAGATCCTCCACCTCTATCACGACGAAGCGGCCGAGAATCCGTTCGCCTACGCGACGTACCTCCAGGGGTTGGAGTTCTTCCTCGAGGGACCGGTCGAGGTGGTGGTCGTGGGGCGACGCGGCGCGACCGACACCGATGCCCTGTGGGCCGAGGTCGCCCGCGCCTACTGGCCGCACCGGGTGCTGGTCGCCACCCAGCCGGATGAGCCCGACCTGCCGGCCCCCGCTCGCGAGCGGCCGGCGGTGGACGGGCGGGCGACGGCATACGTCTGCCGCAACTTCACCTGCGCGGCACCCGTCACCCGAGCGGAGGAGCTCGCCCGGCTGCTCCAGTCGGGCGCCTGA
- a CDS encoding AtpZ/AtpI family protein: MAQSNPFVRAGWYTALGINFSGTIAGGALLGWVIDRWFGSAPWALLTCTVLGLVGGLIWLIQALRQLERRDHEPEP; this comes from the coding sequence GTGGCGCAGTCCAATCCATTCGTACGAGCCGGGTGGTACACGGCCCTCGGCATCAACTTCTCGGGCACGATCGCCGGAGGCGCGCTGTTGGGCTGGGTGATCGATCGCTGGTTCGGCTCTGCGCCGTGGGCGCTTCTCACGTGTACCGTGCTCGGCCTGGTCGGCGGACTCATCTGGCTCATCCAGGCGCTCAGACAGCTCGAGCGGAGGGACCACGAGCCCGAGCCTTAG